The proteins below are encoded in one region of Stenotrophomonas bentonitica:
- a CDS encoding DUF1249 domain-containing protein produces the protein MAQASPRIERIPRLSRLSWLMGLYAENYRHLVRLFGPADLAPGSYVSSVGDGLDVRLDVIECHRYTVELRLTYDFADPVTGQPDPSAYVRLYRDARQAETTHCYVGRRWQDVVGMYPPPAELISHRMRMNTFLGKWLEYLAERGHGVATLRRDRDAAPAPSDTRRAQIAG, from the coding sequence ATGGCCCAGGCATCGCCCCGCATCGAACGTATTCCCCGCCTCAGCCGCCTGAGCTGGCTGATGGGGCTGTACGCCGAAAACTACCGACATCTGGTCCGGCTGTTCGGGCCGGCCGACCTGGCCCCGGGCAGCTATGTGTCCTCGGTCGGCGACGGGCTGGACGTGCGCCTGGACGTGATCGAGTGCCACCGGTACACCGTGGAACTGCGCCTGACCTACGACTTCGCCGACCCGGTCACCGGGCAGCCGGACCCTTCGGCCTATGTTCGCCTGTACCGCGACGCCCGCCAGGCCGAGACAACCCATTGCTATGTGGGCCGCCGCTGGCAGGACGTGGTGGGCATGTACCCGCCGCCGGCCGAGCTGATCAGCCACCGCATGCGCATGAACACCTTCCTGGGCAAGTGGCTGGAATACCTGGCCGAGCGCGGCCACGGCGTGGCCACCCTGCGCAGGGACCGCGACGCCGCCCCCGCACCTTCCGACACCCGTCGCGCCCAGATAGCCGGTTGA
- the ppsR gene encoding posphoenolpyruvate synthetase regulatory kinase/phosphorylase PpsR encodes MSTIRPVFYVSDGTGITAETIGHSLLTQFSGFSFITDRMSFIDDPEKAREACERIKAAGERYQVRPIVVSSCVDSGLSMILAESGGLMLDVFAPFIEPLERELAVNRHSRVGQAHGMVDFETYHRRINAMNFALTHDDGIAINYDDADVILVAVSRAGKTPTCIYLALHYGVRAANYPLTDEDLEQDRLPARLRPYRKKLFGLTIDPDRLQQIRQERRPNSRYANLETCRREVAAAETMFRMERIPTLSTTHTSIEEISSKVLTTLGLQRELY; translated from the coding sequence ATGTCGACGATCCGTCCGGTCTTCTACGTATCCGATGGAACCGGTATCACCGCTGAAACCATTGGGCATAGCCTGCTCACCCAGTTCTCCGGATTCAGCTTCATCACCGATCGGATGTCGTTCATAGACGACCCCGAAAAAGCGCGGGAAGCCTGTGAACGGATCAAGGCGGCGGGGGAGCGCTACCAGGTCCGGCCGATCGTGGTCAGTTCCTGCGTGGACAGCGGGCTGAGCATGATCCTGGCCGAAAGCGGCGGGCTGATGCTCGACGTGTTCGCCCCCTTCATCGAGCCGCTGGAGCGCGAACTGGCGGTCAACCGCCATTCCCGGGTCGGCCAGGCGCACGGCATGGTCGACTTCGAGACCTACCACCGCCGCATCAACGCGATGAACTTCGCGCTGACCCACGACGACGGCATCGCCATCAACTACGACGACGCCGACGTGATCCTGGTAGCGGTATCGCGGGCCGGCAAGACCCCGACCTGCATCTACCTGGCCCTGCATTACGGGGTGCGCGCGGCCAATTACCCGCTGACCGACGAGGACCTGGAGCAGGACCGCCTGCCGGCCCGGCTGCGGCCCTACCGCAAGAAGCTGTTCGGGCTGACCATCGACCCGGACCGGCTGCAGCAGATCCGCCAGGAGCGCCGCCCCAATTCGCGCTACGCCAACCTGGAAACCTGCCGCCGCGAGGTCGCCGCGGCCGAGACCATGTTCCGGATGGAGCGGATTCCCACCCTGAGCACCACCCATACCTCGATCGAGGAGATTTCCAGCAAGGTATTGACCACGCTGGGGTTGCAGCGCGAATTGTATTGA
- the ppsA gene encoding phosphoenolpyruvate synthase has product MNENILWLHELRLADLARVGGKNSSLGEMIGNLAGLGVSVPGGYATTAEAFKDFIAHNDLSKRIFDKLATLDVEDVAALTAAGKEIRGWVIDAPLQPQLDQDIRSAYRQLCDENGGGDVAVAVRSSATAEDLPDASFAGQQETFLNVTGADDVVHKVKEVFASLYNDRAIAYRVHHGFKHEDVFLSSGVQLMVRSGAGSSGVLFTLDTESGFRDVVFVTSSFGLGEMVVQGAVNPDEFYVYKPTLNAGKPAILRRSLGSKAIRMVYSDVPGERVRIEDTPVEQRNTFSISDEDVQELSKQALIIEKHYGRPMDIEWAKDGVSGKLFIVQARPETVKSRGHATQIERFALNQKDGKVLAEGRAVGAKIGAGVARVVKSLDDMARVQPGDVLIADMTDPDWEPVMKRASAIVTNRGGRTCHAAIIARELGVPAVVGSGNATQVLQDGQEVTVSCAEGDTGFIYEGKLDFERTTTDLGNMPPAPLKIMMNVANPERAFDFGQLPNAGIGLARLEMIIASHIGIHPNALLEYDRQDAATKKKIDEKIAGYADPVSFYVNRLAEGIATLTASVAPNPVIVRLSDFKSNEYANLIGGSNYEPHEENPMIGFRGASRYVDPSFSAAFALECKAVLRVRNEMGLDNLWVMIPFVRTLEEGRRVVEVLAANGLKQGENGLKIIMMCEVPSNALLADEFLEIFDGFSIGSNDLTQLTLGLDRDSSIVAHLFDERNPAVKKLLSLAIKAARAKGKYVGICGQGPSDHPDLAEWLMQEGIESVSLNPDTVVDTWLRLAKLKANS; this is encoded by the coding sequence TTGAACGAGAATATCCTGTGGTTGCACGAACTGCGCCTGGCCGACCTGGCCCGCGTAGGCGGCAAGAATTCGTCGCTTGGCGAAATGATCGGCAATCTTGCCGGTCTGGGGGTTTCTGTCCCCGGCGGTTACGCAACCACCGCTGAAGCCTTCAAGGACTTCATCGCACACAACGATCTTTCCAAGCGCATTTTCGACAAGCTGGCCACGCTGGACGTGGAAGATGTCGCCGCGCTCACCGCAGCCGGCAAGGAAATCCGCGGCTGGGTGATCGACGCCCCGCTGCAGCCGCAGCTGGACCAGGACATCCGCAGCGCCTACAGGCAGCTGTGCGACGAGAACGGCGGCGGCGACGTGGCCGTGGCCGTGCGCTCCTCGGCCACCGCCGAAGACCTGCCTGACGCCTCGTTCGCCGGCCAGCAGGAAACCTTCCTCAACGTCACCGGTGCCGACGACGTCGTGCACAAGGTCAAGGAAGTGTTCGCCTCGCTCTACAACGACCGTGCCATCGCCTATCGCGTGCACCACGGGTTCAAGCACGAAGACGTGTTCCTGTCCTCGGGCGTGCAGCTGATGGTGCGCTCGGGCGCGGGTTCGTCCGGCGTGCTGTTCACCCTGGACACCGAGTCGGGCTTCCGCGACGTGGTGTTCGTGACCTCCAGCTTCGGCCTGGGCGAAATGGTCGTGCAGGGTGCGGTCAACCCCGATGAGTTCTACGTCTACAAGCCCACGCTGAACGCCGGCAAGCCGGCCATCCTGCGCCGCTCGCTGGGCAGCAAGGCGATCCGCATGGTCTATTCGGACGTGCCCGGTGAGCGCGTGCGCATCGAAGACACCCCGGTGGAGCAGCGCAATACCTTCTCGATCAGCGACGAGGACGTGCAGGAACTGTCCAAGCAGGCGCTGATCATCGAAAAGCATTACGGCCGCCCGATGGACATCGAGTGGGCCAAGGACGGGGTGAGCGGCAAGCTGTTCATCGTGCAGGCGCGCCCGGAAACGGTGAAGTCGCGTGGCCACGCCACCCAGATCGAGCGTTTCGCGCTGAACCAGAAGGACGGCAAGGTGCTGGCCGAAGGCCGCGCGGTGGGTGCCAAGATCGGCGCCGGCGTGGCCCGCGTGGTCAAGTCGCTGGACGACATGGCCCGCGTGCAGCCGGGCGACGTGCTGATCGCCGACATGACCGATCCCGATTGGGAACCGGTGATGAAGCGCGCCTCGGCGATCGTGACCAACCGTGGTGGCCGTACCTGCCACGCAGCGATCATCGCGCGTGAGCTGGGCGTGCCGGCCGTGGTCGGTTCGGGCAACGCCACCCAGGTGCTGCAGGACGGCCAGGAAGTGACGGTCAGCTGCGCCGAGGGCGACACCGGCTTCATCTACGAAGGCAAGCTGGACTTCGAGCGCACCACCACGGACCTGGGCAACATGCCGCCGGCGCCGCTGAAGATCATGATGAACGTGGCCAACCCGGAGCGTGCGTTCGACTTCGGCCAGCTGCCCAACGCCGGCATCGGCCTGGCCCGCCTGGAGATGATCATTGCCAGCCACATCGGCATCCATCCCAACGCGCTGCTGGAGTACGACCGCCAGGATGCGGCCACGAAGAAGAAGATCGACGAGAAGATCGCCGGTTACGCCGACCCGGTGAGCTTCTACGTGAACCGCCTGGCCGAAGGCATTGCCACGCTGACCGCATCGGTGGCGCCGAACCCGGTGATCGTGCGCCTGTCGGACTTCAAGTCCAACGAGTACGCGAACCTGATCGGCGGCAGCAACTACGAGCCGCACGAAGAGAACCCGATGATCGGCTTCCGCGGCGCCAGCCGTTACGTCGACCCGAGCTTCTCGGCCGCCTTCGCGCTGGAGTGCAAGGCCGTGCTGCGCGTGCGCAACGAGATGGGCCTGGACAACCTGTGGGTCATGATTCCGTTCGTGCGCACGCTGGAAGAAGGCCGCAGGGTGGTCGAAGTGCTGGCGGCCAATGGCCTGAAGCAGGGCGAGAACGGCCTGAAGATCATCATGATGTGCGAAGTGCCGTCCAACGCACTGCTCGCCGATGAGTTCCTGGAGATCTTCGACGGCTTCTCGATCGGCTCCAACGATCTGACCCAGCTGACCCTGGGCCTGGACCGCGACTCGTCGATCGTGGCGCACCTGTTCGACGAGCGGAACCCGGCGGTGAAGAAGCTGCTGTCGCTGGCGATCAAGGCTGCGCGCGCCAAGGGCAAGTACGTGGGCATCTGCGGCCAGGGGCCGTCGGATCACCCGGACCTGGCCGAGTGGCTGATGCAGGAAGGCATTGAGTCGGTGTCGCTGAATCCGGACACCGTGGTCGATACCTGGCTGCGGTTGGCCAAGTTGAAGGCCAACAGCTGA
- a CDS encoding alkene reductase — translation MLFTPYRLGALTLPNRIVMPPMTRSRAAAGNVATPLMAEYYAQRASAGLIVSEGTQISPQGQGYAWTPGIHDDAQVAGWRGVTDAVHAAGGRIFAQLWHVGRVSHVDLQPGGAAPVSSSALQAEGVKVFVDVAGTGPQGGVGEMVQHSMPRALDIAEIPQIVREYALAARRAIEAGFDGVELHGANGYLINQFIDSQANQRTDTYGGSLQNRLRFLREVTEAVAAEVGAERVGVRLAPLTTLQGAVDDTPQATYLAAAHILDSIGVGYLHIAEADWDDAPVMPVAFKEALRMVYRGTLIYAGKYTVERAEEALAKGWADLIGFGRPFIANPDLPERLQQGLELNAPDKATFFGGGEVGFTDYPVTEPALG, via the coding sequence ATGCTCTTCACCCCCTACCGCCTCGGCGCGCTAACCCTGCCCAATCGCATCGTGATGCCGCCGATGACCCGCTCGCGCGCCGCCGCCGGCAACGTCGCCACCCCGCTGATGGCCGAGTACTACGCCCAGCGCGCCTCGGCCGGCCTGATTGTCAGCGAAGGCACCCAGATCAGCCCGCAGGGGCAGGGCTATGCCTGGACCCCCGGCATCCACGATGACGCCCAGGTCGCTGGCTGGCGCGGCGTCACCGATGCCGTGCACGCCGCCGGTGGGCGCATCTTCGCCCAGCTCTGGCACGTCGGCCGCGTCTCGCACGTGGACCTGCAGCCGGGCGGCGCCGCCCCGGTCTCGTCTTCGGCGCTGCAGGCCGAGGGCGTGAAGGTGTTCGTCGACGTCGCCGGCACCGGCCCGCAGGGTGGAGTGGGCGAGATGGTCCAGCACTCCATGCCGCGTGCGCTCGACATCGCCGAGATCCCGCAGATCGTGCGCGAGTACGCCCTGGCCGCCCGCCGCGCGATCGAGGCCGGTTTCGACGGCGTCGAACTGCATGGCGCCAATGGCTACCTGATCAACCAGTTCATCGACTCGCAGGCCAACCAGCGCACCGACACTTACGGTGGCTCGCTGCAGAACCGCCTGCGTTTCCTGCGCGAGGTGACCGAAGCGGTTGCTGCCGAAGTGGGCGCCGAGCGCGTCGGCGTGCGCCTTGCCCCGTTGACCACCCTGCAGGGCGCAGTGGACGACACCCCGCAGGCGACCTACCTGGCCGCCGCGCACATCCTGGACAGCATCGGCGTGGGCTACCTGCACATCGCCGAAGCCGATTGGGACGATGCCCCGGTGATGCCGGTGGCGTTCAAGGAAGCATTGCGCATGGTGTATCGCGGCACGTTGATTTACGCAGGCAAGTACACCGTGGAGCGTGCGGAGGAAGCGTTGGCGAAGGGCTGGGCGGATCTGATCGGGTTTGGCCGGCCGTTCATTGCCAACCCGGACCTGCCGGAGCGGTTGCAGCAGGGTCTCGAATTGAACGCGCCGGACAAGGCGACGTTCTTCGGGGGCGGGGAGGTTGGTTTTACCGACTATCCCGTGACGGAGCCTGCATTGGGATAG
- a CDS encoding EcsC family protein: MSHIVRILPPPIEAKIVPTSKDWADLERAVELLESPTLTAKMANLIGSPLEFAVKKLPQSVSKRIHGAVEAALFKSAQAALWSMDNTPGKEASTRWHKAAAAATGALGGAFGFTALFLELPVSTTIMMRSVADVARSEGFDLSEMGTRHACLEVFALGGNSGQDDASETGYYITRGFTAEVMRHLSAELAGAAVGGGGVMIGLTPKEAGKWLAKIVEKVAARFGVVVTEKFAAQAVPIIGAVAGATLNTMFTDYYQDMARGHFIVRRLERQYGYETVRSAYNLLAGQRDAGKA; encoded by the coding sequence ATGAGCCATATCGTCCGCATCCTGCCGCCGCCCATCGAGGCGAAGATCGTGCCCACCTCCAAGGACTGGGCCGACCTCGAACGGGCGGTGGAACTGCTGGAATCGCCCACGCTCACCGCCAAGATGGCCAACCTGATCGGTTCGCCGCTCGAATTCGCGGTGAAGAAGCTGCCGCAGTCGGTGTCCAAACGCATCCACGGCGCGGTCGAGGCTGCCCTGTTCAAGTCGGCGCAGGCCGCGCTCTGGAGCATGGACAACACGCCCGGCAAGGAGGCGTCCACCCGCTGGCACAAGGCCGCGGCCGCCGCCACCGGCGCGCTCGGCGGTGCCTTCGGCTTCACGGCTCTGTTCCTGGAACTGCCGGTCTCGACCACGATCATGATGCGCTCGGTCGCCGACGTCGCCCGCAGCGAAGGGTTCGATCTTTCCGAGATGGGCACCCGCCACGCCTGCCTGGAAGTGTTCGCCCTCGGTGGCAACTCCGGACAGGACGATGCCAGCGAAACCGGCTACTACATCACCCGCGGCTTCACCGCCGAGGTCATGCGCCACCTCTCTGCCGAGCTGGCCGGCGCAGCCGTTGGCGGCGGCGGGGTGATGATCGGGCTGACCCCCAAGGAAGCCGGCAAGTGGCTGGCCAAGATCGTCGAAAAGGTCGCCGCCCGCTTCGGCGTGGTGGTCACCGAGAAGTTCGCCGCACAGGCGGTCCCGATCATCGGCGCGGTCGCCGGCGCCACCCTCAACACCATGTTCACCGACTACTATCAGGACATGGCCCGCGGCCACTTCATCGTGCGCCGCCTCGAACGGCAGTACGGCTACGAAACAGTGCGTAGCGCCTACAACCTGCTGGCGGGCCAACGAGACGCCGGAAAGGCCTGA
- the orn gene encoding oligoribonuclease: MADNGAEGERLIWIDLEMTGLDTDNDAIIEIATVVTDAQLNVLAEGPEFAIHHPVERLEAMDEWNRNQHRRSGLWQRVVESQVTLAQAEAQTVNFLAQWIKAGASPMCGNSICQDRRFLHREMPRLEKYFHYRNLDVSTVKELARRWAPTVAAGVGKTSSHTALSDVHDSIAELRHYRQFMGALSGLPT; encoded by the coding sequence ATGGCAGACAACGGCGCAGAAGGCGAACGACTGATCTGGATCGACCTGGAAATGACCGGTCTGGACACCGACAACGACGCGATCATCGAGATCGCCACCGTGGTCACCGACGCGCAGTTGAACGTGCTGGCCGAAGGTCCGGAGTTCGCCATCCACCATCCGGTGGAGCGGCTGGAAGCGATGGACGAATGGAACCGCAACCAGCACCGCCGTTCCGGGCTGTGGCAGCGCGTGGTGGAGAGCCAGGTGACCCTGGCCCAGGCCGAAGCGCAGACCGTGAACTTCCTGGCCCAGTGGATCAAGGCCGGCGCCTCGCCGATGTGCGGCAATTCGATCTGCCAGGACCGTCGTTTCCTGCACCGTGAAATGCCGCGCCTGGAGAAGTACTTCCATTACCGCAACCTGGACGTGTCCACGGTCAAGGAACTTGCCCGGCGCTGGGCGCCGACGGTGGCCGCCGGGGTTGGCAAGACCTCCAGCCACACCGCGCTGAGCGACGTGCACGATTCGATCGCAGAACTGCGCCATTACCGCCAGTTCATGGGCGCGCTGTCCGGCCTGCCTACGTAA
- the tadA gene encoding tRNA adenosine(34) deaminase TadA, giving the protein MPAPPPLGVPVHDQDEHWMQHALALAERAEREFNEIPVGAVLVGADGTVLGEGWNLNIADHDPSAHAEIVAMRQAGRALANHRLLGSTLYVTLEPCAMCAMAVVHARVARLVYAATDPKTGACGSVFDLLGDPRHNHRVELHGGVLAKEASTRLTNYFRAKRGKPPLLLP; this is encoded by the coding sequence CTGCCCGCGCCGCCGCCGCTGGGCGTGCCGGTGCACGACCAGGACGAGCACTGGATGCAGCACGCGCTGGCCCTGGCCGAACGTGCCGAGCGTGAGTTCAACGAGATTCCGGTGGGCGCGGTGCTGGTCGGGGCCGACGGCACCGTGCTGGGCGAGGGCTGGAACCTCAACATCGCCGACCACGACCCCAGCGCCCACGCCGAGATCGTGGCGATGCGCCAGGCGGGCAGGGCGCTGGCCAACCATCGGCTGCTGGGCAGCACGCTGTACGTGACCCTGGAGCCGTGCGCGATGTGCGCGATGGCGGTGGTGCATGCGCGCGTGGCGCGGCTGGTGTACGCGGCCACCGACCCCAAGACCGGCGCCTGCGGCAGCGTGTTCGACCTGCTCGGCGATCCGCGCCACAACCACCGCGTTGAACTGCATGGTGGGGTGTTGGCCAAGGAAGCCAGCACGCGCCTGACCAACTATTTCCGCGCCAAGCGCGGCAAACCGCCGCTGCTGCTTCCCTGA
- the mntR gene encoding manganese-binding transcriptional regulator MntR produces the protein MSPTARKTSTPLIDAQVHVEGFVQVREARRSELVEDYVELIADLIADGREARQVDIATRLGVAQPTVAKALKRLVKEGWAIQRPYRGVFLTPAGEQLAVEMRARHQTVERFLLALGVDPDSARRDAEGIEHHVSEATLAAFEAFVRKADGRG, from the coding sequence ATGTCGCCTACCGCCCGCAAGACGTCCACGCCGCTGATCGATGCCCAGGTCCATGTGGAAGGGTTCGTGCAGGTGCGCGAGGCGCGGCGTTCGGAGCTGGTGGAAGACTATGTGGAGCTGATCGCCGACCTGATCGCCGACGGCCGCGAGGCCCGCCAGGTCGACATCGCGACCCGGCTGGGGGTGGCGCAGCCGACCGTGGCCAAGGCGCTCAAGCGGCTGGTCAAGGAAGGCTGGGCGATCCAGCGGCCGTACCGGGGCGTGTTCCTGACCCCGGCCGGCGAGCAGCTGGCCGTGGAGATGCGTGCCCGCCACCAGACCGTGGAGCGCTTCCTGCTGGCGCTGGGCGTGGACCCGGACTCGGCGCGCCGCGATGCCGAAGGCATCGAACACCATGTGAGCGAGGCCACCCTGGCCGCCTTCGAGGCGTTCGTGCGCAAGGCCGACGGCCGTGGTTGA
- a CDS encoding hybrid sensor histidine kinase/response regulator, with protein sequence MNLIAPTPAATTDRVNLLIVDDVPQNLVAMEALLRRDGLDILCAASGAEALELLLEHEVALALLDVHMPEIDGFSLAELMRGSQRSRDVPIIFLTASPNDPVRAFKGYESGAVDFLHKPIEPQVIMSKVNVFIELYQQKQLLKARNQALEHALTLNETMMAVLTHDLRTPLSAILLCADKLALDLPDDPSAQQTLVHLENSAVRMARMVEQLLDFSRIRSGGLRLQQVECDLAEVAAAVVSEMSRAHPQAHIELQVEGDTCLHGDPDRLAQLLSNLVGNAVLHGGNAPVQVLVRGLAGDSLRLQVRNAGQIPETLLPRLFEPFKASFHDSRGLGLGLFIAHEFARAHGGDLAARNLDGEVVFETGLMRQGA encoded by the coding sequence ATGAACCTGATTGCGCCCACCCCTGCGGCCACCACCGACCGGGTCAACCTGCTGATCGTCGACGACGTGCCGCAGAACCTGGTGGCCATGGAAGCGCTGCTGCGCCGCGACGGACTCGACATCCTGTGCGCGGCCTCCGGTGCGGAAGCGCTGGAACTGCTGCTGGAGCACGAAGTGGCGCTGGCGCTGCTGGACGTGCACATGCCCGAGATCGACGGCTTCTCGCTGGCCGAATTGATGCGCGGTTCGCAGCGCAGCCGCGATGTGCCGATCATCTTCCTGACCGCCTCGCCGAACGACCCGGTGCGCGCGTTCAAGGGCTATGAGAGCGGTGCGGTGGATTTCCTGCACAAGCCGATCGAGCCGCAGGTGATCATGAGCAAGGTCAACGTGTTCATCGAGCTCTACCAGCAGAAGCAGCTGCTCAAGGCGCGCAACCAGGCGCTGGAGCACGCGCTGACGCTCAACGAAACGATGATGGCGGTGCTCACCCACGACCTGCGCACGCCGCTCTCGGCGATCCTGCTGTGCGCGGACAAGCTGGCGCTGGATCTGCCCGATGATCCGTCGGCGCAGCAGACCCTGGTGCACCTGGAGAACAGCGCGGTGCGCATGGCGCGGATGGTGGAGCAGTTGCTCGACTTCTCGCGCATCCGCAGCGGTGGCCTGCGCCTGCAGCAGGTGGAGTGCGACCTGGCCGAGGTGGCGGCGGCGGTGGTCAGCGAGATGAGCCGTGCCCACCCGCAGGCGCACATCGAGCTGCAGGTGGAAGGCGATACCTGCCTGCATGGCGACCCGGACCGGCTGGCCCAGCTGCTCTCCAACCTGGTCGGCAACGCCGTGCTGCACGGGGGCAATGCGCCGGTGCAGGTGCTGGTGCGTGGGCTCGCGGGCGACTCGCTGCGGCTGCAGGTGCGCAACGCCGGTCAGATTCCCGAGACGCTGCTGCCGCGCCTGTTCGAGCCGTTCAAGGCCAGTTTCCACGACAGCCGCGGGCTGGGACTTGGGCTGTTCATTGCCCATGAGTTCGCCCGCGCGCATGGCGGAGACCTGGCAGCGCGCAACCTGGACGGGGAAGTGGTGTTCGAGACGGGGTTGATGCGGCAAGGCGCCTGA
- a CDS encoding chemotaxis protein CheB has translation MNADAVQPNIELIVVGASAGGVRALQALLAALPAGLPMAVLVVLHLPRDRPSRIADLLDHGCVLPVREAEDKQALVPGTVTFAPPDYHLLVEDRDSLALSVDPPVLFSRPAIDPLFESAADVFGSGVLAILLTGASNDGSAGVAAVREAGGQAWIQSPDDAFSPIMPAAALAHAGADAVLTLESLCSRMKGLAR, from the coding sequence ATGAACGCCGACGCCGTGCAGCCCAACATCGAACTGATCGTGGTCGGCGCCTCCGCCGGCGGCGTGCGTGCGCTGCAGGCACTGCTGGCCGCGCTGCCTGCCGGGCTGCCGATGGCGGTGCTGGTGGTGCTGCACCTGCCGCGCGACCGCCCCAGCCGGATTGCCGACCTGCTCGACCACGGCTGCGTGTTGCCGGTGCGGGAAGCCGAGGACAAGCAGGCGCTGGTGCCGGGCACGGTGACCTTCGCGCCGCCGGATTACCACCTGCTGGTGGAGGACCGCGACAGCCTGGCGCTGTCGGTGGACCCGCCGGTGCTGTTCTCGCGCCCCGCCATCGACCCGCTGTTCGAGAGCGCGGCTGATGTGTTCGGCAGCGGCGTGCTGGCGATCCTGCTGACCGGCGCCAGCAACGACGGCAGTGCCGGTGTTGCGGCGGTCCGCGAGGCGGGCGGCCAGGCCTGGATCCAGAGCCCGGACGACGCCTTTTCCCCGATCATGCCCGCAGCGGCCCTGGCCCATGCCGGCGCCGATGCGGTGTTGACCCTTGAATCCCTTTGTTCGCGTATGAAAGGCCTTGCACGATGA
- a CDS encoding CheR family methyltransferase, whose amino-acid sequence MPRVVLASMNEAELYDLELKLLLEAVYQRYHYDFRDYALASLRRRMRHAMARFDCDSMGALQHRLLHEPDTFALAMQYFTVQVSEMFRDPAYFRMLREHAIPVLRTYPSIKLWIAGCSTGEEVWSLAILLQEEGLLDRAIIYATDINPEALQAAEAGAFPLDRLAQFSRNYLEAGGSGSLSDYYSTGYGGVVFDRRLKRNIVFADHSLATDTVFSEVHLVSCRNVLIYFQRALQDRAIGLFHEALVHRGFLGLGSKESLQFGEHANEFEACAREQRLYRKLA is encoded by the coding sequence GTGCCGCGTGTGGTGCTCGCGTCGATGAACGAGGCCGAGCTGTACGACCTGGAGCTGAAGCTGCTGCTGGAGGCGGTGTACCAGCGCTACCACTACGACTTCCGCGACTACGCGCTGGCGTCGCTGCGGCGGCGCATGCGGCATGCCATGGCGCGCTTCGACTGCGACAGCATGGGCGCGCTGCAGCACCGCTTGCTGCACGAACCGGACACCTTCGCGCTGGCGATGCAGTACTTCACCGTGCAGGTCTCGGAGATGTTCCGCGATCCCGCGTACTTCCGCATGCTGCGCGAGCACGCCATCCCGGTGCTGCGCACCTATCCCTCGATCAAGCTGTGGATCGCCGGCTGCAGCACCGGCGAAGAAGTGTGGTCGCTGGCGATCCTGCTGCAGGAAGAAGGCCTGCTCGACCGCGCCATCATCTACGCCACCGACATCAACCCCGAGGCGTTGCAGGCGGCCGAAGCAGGCGCGTTCCCGCTGGACCGGCTGGCCCAGTTCAGCCGCAACTACCTGGAAGCGGGTGGCAGCGGCTCGTTGTCGGACTACTACAGCACCGGCTACGGCGGGGTGGTGTTCGACCGCCGGCTCAAGCGCAACATCGTGTTCGCCGACCACAGCCTGGCCACCGACACGGTGTTCTCCGAAGTGCACCTGGTGTCGTGCCGCAACGTGCTGATCTACTTCCAGCGCGCCCTGCAGGACCGCGCCATCGGCCTGTTCCACGAGGCGCTGGTGCACCGTGGCTTCCTCGGCCTGGGCAGCAAGGAGTCGCTGCAGTTCGGCGAGCACGCCAACGAATTCGAAGCCTGCGCGCGCGAGCAGCGCCTGTACCGGAAGCTGGCCTGA